One segment of Eretmochelys imbricata isolate rEreImb1 chromosome 5, rEreImb1.hap1, whole genome shotgun sequence DNA contains the following:
- the LOC144264680 gene encoding interferon beta-like, whose translation MTTRCLLHICLILLFSTEISSQLCTMLHFQQNKVNKESLELLEKVSGNLPSQCINERAAFKPTQDVLQLPVSQKENAKVAIQEILQEIFNIFSKNLTQSAWDGASIVRFQNGLYQQIQRLEACLRAQTEKGLTNPESQDLQITSRRVKKYFQGIDAFLKEKQYSLCAWEIIRMEIPRCFVLIDKLTRRLSN comes from the coding sequence ATGACCACCAGGTGTTTGCTGCACATTTGCCTCATACTGCTCTTCTCCACTGAAATCTCATCTCAGCTCTGTACCATGCTTCACTTCCAGCAGAACAAAGTGAACAAAGAGAGCTTGGAGCTTCTGGAGAAAGTGAGCGGAAATCTCCCCTCACAATGCATAAATGAAAGGGCAGCTTTCAAACCCACCCAGGATGTCCTCCAACTCCCAGTGTCCCAGAAGGAGAATGCCAAGGTGGCAATTCAAGAGATCCTCCAAGAGATCTTCAACATCTTTAGCAAAAACCTTACCCAAAGTGCTTGGGATGGGGCTTCCATAGTCAGGTTCCAAAATGGCCTTTACCAGCAAATTCAGCGGCTGGAGGCATGTTTGAGAGCACAGACAGAGAAGGGCTTAACCAACCCAGAAAGTCAGGACCTCCAGATCACCAGTCGGagagtgaaaaaatactttcaggggatagatgctttcctgaaagaaaagcaatacaGCCTGTGTGCCTGGGAGATCATTCGCATGGAAATACCCAGATGTTTTGTACTGATTGACAAACTCACTCGAAGGCTGAGTAACTAA